A stretch of the Sphingobacterium thalpophilum genome encodes the following:
- the fucP gene encoding L-fucose:H+ symporter permease, with the protein MTNRKSYTFALILVTSLFFFWGFIHNLDPILIPHLRNAFSLTHFQASLVDSAVFIAYFVMAIPAGIIMKRYGYKAGILIGLLFFAIGCFLFVPAANTISYTFFLGALFVVACGLTILETAANPYVAILGDPASSAQRLNFAQSFNGLAAFLAPIFGGKFILSHAPKSQEELAQMTEQAKLAYIQSETASVKMPYLILGILILLIAALFFFTKLPDIKDDEEEGKAGFFHALRHKNVRWAVVAQFFYVGAQVCILSFLVLYATEVAGISGKDGADYAGFAGLAFMLGRFIGTFFMRFVTASRLLIMYSFITIALSLVVIFGTGEATLYALIGIAFFMSIMFPTIFAFGVQGIGADTKSASSLIVMSIVGGALLPPLLGLISDKTGHFQYGYVVPLVCFIVVLIFAYQNKDVRIDETENLKSH; encoded by the coding sequence ATGACTAACAGAAAGAGTTACACATTTGCCCTGATTTTGGTAACCTCCCTTTTCTTCTTCTGGGGATTTATCCATAACCTGGATCCCATATTGATACCACATTTGCGGAATGCCTTCAGTTTAACCCATTTTCAGGCTTCGTTGGTCGATTCGGCGGTGTTCATTGCCTATTTTGTGATGGCTATACCAGCAGGGATTATCATGAAGCGCTACGGTTATAAGGCCGGTATTTTGATTGGCTTGCTATTTTTTGCCATCGGATGTTTTCTTTTTGTACCGGCTGCCAACACCATCAGTTATACTTTCTTTTTGGGCGCTTTATTTGTAGTAGCCTGTGGTCTGACGATATTGGAAACAGCGGCTAACCCGTACGTGGCCATTCTAGGCGATCCGGCCTCATCTGCGCAACGGCTTAATTTTGCTCAGTCGTTCAATGGGCTGGCTGCCTTTTTAGCCCCTATATTTGGTGGTAAATTCATCTTGTCGCATGCCCCCAAATCGCAGGAGGAACTTGCCCAGATGACAGAACAGGCCAAACTGGCCTATATTCAGTCCGAGACAGCTTCGGTGAAGATGCCTTATCTGATTCTGGGGATATTGATTTTGTTGATCGCAGCACTGTTTTTCTTTACGAAGCTTCCGGATATCAAAGACGATGAGGAGGAAGGGAAGGCGGGCTTTTTTCATGCACTCAGGCATAAAAACGTACGCTGGGCCGTAGTTGCCCAATTCTTTTACGTCGGTGCGCAGGTTTGTATATTGAGCTTCTTGGTACTGTATGCGACCGAAGTGGCGGGAATATCGGGAAAAGACGGTGCTGATTACGCGGGTTTTGCCGGATTGGCGTTTATGCTGGGCCGCTTTATCGGAACCTTCTTTATGCGTTTTGTCACGGCGTCCAGATTGCTTATCATGTATTCGTTTATCACCATCGCACTATCCCTGGTTGTAATCTTTGGAACAGGTGAGGCGACGCTTTACGCGTTGATAGGTATTGCATTTTTTATGTCCATCATGTTTCCGACGATTTTTGCCTTTGGTGTACAGGGGATAGGGGCAGACACCAAATCTGCTTCTAGCCTGATTGTCATGTCAATCGTCGGTGGCGCATTGTTGCCACCGCTCCTCGGTTTAATCTCGGATAAAACAGGTCACTTTCAATACGGATATGTTGTGCCCCTGGTCTGCTTTATTGTTGTATTGATCTTTGCTTATCAGAACAAAGATGTCCGTATTGACGAAACAGAAAATCTTAAATCACATTAA
- a CDS encoding L-rhamnose mutarotase: MKKYVMALDLIDDPQLIKEYEDYHRAVWPEIKRSILDAGVTQMEIYRFGNRLFMCMEVSEDFSFERKATMDAANEKVQEWEQLMWKYQAAIPGAKAGEKWVIMDKIFELV, from the coding sequence ATGAAAAAATATGTCATGGCATTGGATCTAATTGATGATCCACAGCTGATCAAGGAATATGAAGACTATCACCGTGCAGTATGGCCAGAGATCAAGCGTTCGATCCTCGACGCGGGCGTGACGCAAATGGAGATCTACCGGTTCGGGAATAGGTTATTCATGTGTATGGAAGTAAGCGAGGACTTTTCTTTTGAGCGGAAAGCCACTATGGATGCCGCCAACGAAAAAGTACAGGAGTGGGAGCAGCTGATGTGGAAATATCAGGCTGCAATACCTGGGGCCAAAGCGGGGGAGAAGTGGGTAATAATGGATAAAATATTTGAATTAGTATAA
- a CDS encoding AraC family transcriptional regulator: protein MKAQLLHLNKHLAHSFNARQDSTPQYHNLWHYHEELELIYFAKGSGTQFIGDSVRRFESGDITLVGSNLPHYWLFDEIYLKKDQPQPADIRVIHFKENFWGHDFINLPENQQIKELMRTARRGIALSAKSKSKTIQYINDILRSAGTARIVCLLEILVCVAAEEQHDLLTSETFTVQLQNQDADRMRIAMQYIGENYRDQIRLQELASLTGMTPNSFCRYFKSQVGKTLFQFLIEMRVKTACNLLRENKHTIKQICFDSGFQNFSSFHKYFKNITGTTPLNFQKLKA from the coding sequence ATGAAAGCGCAATTGCTCCATCTAAATAAACACCTCGCCCATTCCTTCAATGCCAGACAGGATAGTACGCCACAATATCACAACCTTTGGCACTATCATGAAGAGCTTGAACTCATCTATTTTGCCAAAGGATCCGGCACCCAGTTTATTGGAGACAGTGTACGGCGTTTTGAGTCCGGTGATATTACGCTGGTCGGCTCCAATCTTCCACATTATTGGTTATTTGACGAGATCTATTTAAAAAAGGATCAGCCTCAGCCGGCGGATATTCGCGTCATACATTTTAAAGAGAATTTTTGGGGACATGACTTCATTAATTTACCCGAAAATCAGCAGATCAAAGAATTGATGCGCACGGCCAGACGTGGCATTGCACTTTCTGCGAAAAGCAAGTCGAAAACAATCCAGTATATCAACGATATACTACGTAGTGCAGGCACGGCACGGATCGTATGTTTATTGGAGATCCTGGTGTGCGTCGCCGCCGAGGAGCAACATGACCTGCTCACCAGCGAGACGTTTACGGTGCAGCTACAGAATCAGGATGCCGACCGCATGCGGATCGCCATGCAATATATTGGTGAGAACTATCGCGATCAGATCCGTTTGCAGGAACTGGCCTCTCTGACTGGCATGACGCCAAATTCATTCTGCCGCTATTTCAAATCACAGGTAGGCAAAACGCTTTTTCAGTTCTTGATCGAGATGCGTGTCAAGACCGCCTGCAACCTTTTGCGGGAAAACAAACATACGATCAAACAGATCTGCTTCGATTCTGGATTCCAGAACTTCTCGAGTTTCCATAAATATTTCAAAAATATCACCGGCACAACGCCACTCAACTTTCAAAAGCTAAAAGCTTAG